From the Palaemon carinicauda isolate YSFRI2023 chromosome 42, ASM3689809v2, whole genome shotgun sequence genome, one window contains:
- the LOC137633045 gene encoding octapeptide-repeat protein T2-like has product MDQGRLDRTKEEEFGHSKKKMDEGRGEGQRKTNWDKTRREGTKEEERGKERKRKEDKGRGVGAQQKEEARRKKKGRGRGKRKRKEDKGRGVGAKQKEEERGKKKGRGEREKEEERGQRKRSWDKARRGGTWEEEGGREKEEERGQRKRSWDKARRGGTWEEERKGKMDKGREKRTNE; this is encoded by the coding sequence ATGGATCAGGGAAGACTTGATAGGACAAAAGAAGAGGAATTTGGACACAGCAAGAAGAAAATGGAcgagggaagaggagaggggcaAAGGAAGACGAATTgggacaaaacaagaagagaaggcacaaaggaagaggaaagggggaaagaaaggaagaggaaagaggacaaaggaagaGGAGTTGGGGCACAGCAAAAAGAGGAGGCGCgaaggaagaagaaaggaagagggagagggaaaaggaagaggaaagaggacaaaggaagaGGAGTTGGGGCAAAGCAAAAAGAGGAGgaacgagggaagaagaaaggaagaggggagagggaaaaggaagaggaaagaggacaaaggaagaGAAGTTGGGACAAAGCAAGAAGAGGAGGCACGTGGGAAGAAGAGGGTGggagggaaaaggaagaggaaagaggacaaaggaagaGGAGTTGGGACAAAGCAAGAAGAGGAGGCacatgggaagaagaaaggaaggggAAAATGGACAAAGGAAGAGAAAAACGGACAAACGAATAG